The following nucleotide sequence is from Nitrospira sp..
TCGGCTGATCCGGACGTGGCGTGGCATGCTCGAAGCCTGGCCGCCCAGGGGGCGGCGGGAGCAGCACATCCAACAACCGCTCTTCTCCGAGCCGGGAGGCCTTCTCCTGCACCTCATCCAGGTGTTTAGTCTTCACCAGGTTGATCGCCTGTTCGGTGAGGTCACGGATGATCGACTCGACATCCCGCCCCACATACCCGACCTCCGTGAACTTCGACGCCTCGACTTTAATGAACGGCGCATCCGCGAGTTTCGCCAACCGGCGGGCGATTTCCGTCTTCCCCACACCGGTCGGCCCGATCATGATGATATTTTTCGGCATCACCTCATCGCGCAAGTCCGCAGGCAGCTGTTGCCGCCGCCAGCGGTTGCGAAGGGCGATGGCCACCATGCGCTTGGCATCCTGTTGTCCGATCACATACCGATCCAGGGCCTCGACGATCTGCCGGGGCGTCAGGCTGTTCATGTTGAGCGGACGCGATGGGGTGTCGGTCGTCATGCGGGCTGCATCCTACCGTGACAGCGATTCGATCACAATCTGTTGATTGGTATAAATGTCGATCGCACCGGCGATCGTGAGTGCTTCCTGGACGATCTGATCGGCCGGAAGCTCGGAATGTGCGAGGAGCGCGCGCGCCGCGGCCAGCGCATAGGGCCCGCCGGAGCCGATGGCCAGAATCCCATCCTCCGGCTCGACCACGTCACCGGTCCCTGAAATGATAAAGGAGTGGTTCAGATCGGCCACGGCCAACAGCGCTTCCAGCCGCCGCAACATCCGATCAGTCCGCCAATCTTTCGCCAGCTCTACCGCCGCCCTCATCAGGTTCCCGCGGTATTCCGCCAGCTTCCCCTCGAACTTTTCGAACAGCGTGAAGGCGTCGGCGGTCGCACCGGCAAACCCCGCCAACACGGCATCGCCGTGGAGACGCCGCATTTTTTTGGCGTTGTGCTTCATCACCGTCGTACCGACCGTCACTTGCCCGTCACACCCCATCGTCACGCGGTCGCCCCGCCTGACGCACAACACCGTCGTGGATCGAATGGTCATCGCAATCCCTTTCGCCCTGTTGCTTGACCCGTCGCCGAATCTGGGCCCGCCCGCGGGTGGGTGCGATCGTATAACGCCAGCAACTGGTCTGTCGCCAAATGGGTGTAGCGTTGCGTCGTACTCAGCGAGGCATGCCCCAGCATTTCCTGAATCGCTCGCAGATCCGCCCCCTCATCCAGCAGGTGTGTGGCAAACGAGTGTCGCAGCGTGTGCGGGTGGACGGCCCCACCGCTCAACGCTCCGGAATATTTTGCGACCAGACGCGCCACGGTCCGCGCGCTCAACCGCCGGCCGCGGTTGTTTCGAAAAACAGGGACTTCCCCCGCCCTCTCGCCGGCCAATCGAGACCCACCCGTCATCTGATCATGATAGGCGGTGATGGCCTCAAGCGCCAGACTGCTCAGGGGAATGATCCGGTCCTTGCCGCCCTTGCCGCGTACTGTGACGACTCCCTCACTGCGGCTGATATCCTCACAGTTCATGCCGACCAACTCA
It contains:
- the hslV gene encoding ATP-dependent protease subunit HslV: MTIRSTTVLCVRRGDRVTMGCDGQVTVGTTVMKHNAKKMRRLHGDAVLAGFAGATADAFTLFEKFEGKLAEYRGNLMRAAVELAKDWRTDRMLRRLEALLAVADLNHSFIISGTGDVVEPEDGILAIGSGGPYALAAARALLAHSELPADQIVQEALTIAGAIDIYTNQQIVIESLSR
- a CDS encoding tyrosine recombinase XerC produces the protein MDRAIRDFLNTLTVQQGCSAQTIRAYTSDLAQFETFARGALTPVPPTPELVDSAIIRAFLADRDRHGDKKSSLARKVACLRSFFRYLVRNGRLTSSPADEVHAPKLPKHLPRVLTKDDAAALMEFPVGQGGMALRDRAILETLYSTGTRVSELVGMNCEDISRSEGVVTVRGKGGKDRIIPLSSLALEAITAYHDQMTGGSRLAGERAGEVPVFRNNRGRRLSARTVARLVAKYSGALSGGAVHPHTLRHSFATHLLDEGADLRAIQEMLGHASLSTTQRYTHLATDQLLALYDRTHPRAGPDSATGQATGRKGLR